Proteins from one Limanda limanda chromosome 4, fLimLim1.1, whole genome shotgun sequence genomic window:
- the LOC133000686 gene encoding protein NYNRIN-like, whose product MLDTEQMITKAINHCEFKQEINKERLIELYAKYSHDAYKQMPEHTIVVSGKDITFLVDSGATESVIKCGEFDITPKMSARYLRTIGATGTTVTERYTVPLSCHDEVEGSFKHSFLLSPRCPVNLMGRDLMCLMGIMLISTSQGIVVSRVPQTSVFVKHGKEDLIYSYQWNIPDSDLTAVNSTLLQQAKSLSTDVLTDVMTTQSLHCTAHISVGSDHLFEQNWFKEGQVEDKLRLNWLYWNNNHCVVSVALTDSLKQDLLEVSHSDPYVPLIKPRQEEWKDLETWTKRCNAATGWEKTSDPNIDFHRGLKVNRRRFSAVINAIRSVELIPDIDFVNVKHTPQIGKPLDMSDEGFSFVLNISDIPELNQVPSCVWAEHKYDVGLIKGADPIVIIPKSSYRPCQNQYPLKKEAVEGIKPVFESLLRAGVIVPCEKSPVRTPIFPVRKMKESGQPQGWRFVQDLQAVNAAVQARAPNVPNPHTILSQVPSESKWFSVVDLSNAFFSIPIHPDSQFWFAFSFEGKMYTFTRLCQGYCESPTIFNAALRDNLESLDLPAGSALLQYVDDLMICSPTKETCVQDTVALLKHLATNGHKVSLSKMQFVSEKVTFLGHIITSEGKTLSSKRIEAIQTIPKPETKKQVMSFLGMTSYCRQWIPHYAEIEAPLSAIVYGKGLTANNRVTWTTEAEKAFVDLKLAMQSPPTLGLPDCTRRFTQTVDERGGYMTSVLLQDHGGRLRPVAYFSSRLDSVAAGLPTCLRAVAAAEKAVIASRDVVGYADLTLLVPHAVSMILLEQKTSHLSTARWLRYNTVLLEMPNITIKRCTVLNPATLLPTPGDGEPHDCVAVITEICSPRPDLQDVPLVNADMELFVDGSASRDPATSRNQVGFAVTTLYDTIIAEPLPSQYSAQAAELVALTEACKYARDKSVNIFTDSRYAWGVAHDFGRLWANRKFLTSTGKPITHHTLVAALLDAVLLPKLIAICKCEAHTRELDSVSRGNARADIAAKAAAKRSLPVNDAFVLDVPVTPNADLQELQARATPEEKVVWKKAGCSVTDGIWCGPDGKPCLPKYLFPYYAKLIHGKDHVSKGGMQADIQKYWFTKGFSNYSKKFCQKCVICATNNIGRGIHTAQSAHPAPNEPFDHLQMDFIELTPSEGKKYCLVVVDMFSKWVEAFPSSKQDSSAVAKALLGEFIPRWGIPRKISSDNGTPFVSAALKSVGEYLGIDMRQHCAYHPASGGAVERENGTLKNKLVKCCEETGLTWTKALPIVLMYMRSRVRSKNGLSPYEILFSRPMETGIGPVKRQLPQTSQCEDEMLRYCVNLSSVLLDIHRQVKDALPKSIDGELHDLKPGDWIVVKDLRRKSWRARRWNGPYQVLLTTQTAVKVAERATWVHASHCKRVPEPGEDSSGQNVR is encoded by the coding sequence ATGTTGGACACAGAGCAGATGATTACGAAGGCTATTAATCATTGTGAGTTTAAGCAGGAGATTAATAAAGAGAGGCTCATTGAGCTTTATGCTAAATATTCACATGATGCATATAAACAGATGCCGGAACACACGATTGTAGTGAGTGGTAAAGACATCACATTTTTGGTAGATTCAGGGGCCACAGAATCAGTCATTAAATGTGGAGAGTTTGATATTACTCCTAAAATGAGTGCCAGATATCTCAGAACGATTGGAGCAACTGGTACTACAGTGACAGAGAGATATACTGTACCATTGTCTTGTCATGATGAGGTTGAAGGGAGCTTTAAACATTCATTCTTGTTGTCACCACGGTGTCCAGTAAATCTTATGGGTAgagatttgatgtgtttgaTGGGCATTATGTTAATCTCAACATCACAAGGTATAGTCGTAAGTAGAGTtccacaaacatcagtgtttgtgAAACATGGTAAAGAGGATTTAATATATTCGTATCAATGGAATATTCCAGACTCTGATCTCACTGCTGTAAACAGCACTCTTCTGCAACAGGCAAAATCACTTAGTACAGATGTGTTAACAGATGTTATGACAACACAAAGCTTACATTGTACAGCACACATCTCCGTTGGATCAGATCATTTGTTTGAGCAAAACTGGTTTAAAGAAGGCCAGGTTGAAGACAAACTTAGGCTGAATTGGCTATACTGGAACAATAACCACTGTGTTGTATCAGTAGCTCTAACTGACTCACTTAAACAAGATTTGCTTGAAGTGTCACATTCTGATCCTTATGTTCCACTAATCAAACCCAGACAGGAAGAATGGAAGGACTTGGAAACTTGGACCAAAAGGTGTAATGCAGCTACTGGATGGGAGAAAACATCTGATCCTAATATTGATTTTCACAGAGGTTTGAAGGTTAATcgtaggagattttctgcagtGATAAATGCAATCAGGAGTGTTGAACTCATTCCTGATATAGATTTTGTCAATGTTAAACATACACCGCAAATAGGAAAACCTCTTGATATGAGTGATGAAGGATTCAGTTTTGTGTTAAACATAAGTGACATTCCTGAATTGAATCAGGTACCGTCATGTGTGTGGGCTGAGCACAAATATGATGTGGGTCTAATCAAAGGAGCAGACCCAATAGTGATAATCCCTAAATCATCATATAGACCATGTCAAAATCAATATCCATTGAAAAAGGAAGCAGTGGAAGGTATTAAACCAGTCTTTGAATCTCTTTTAAGGGCTGGGGTGATAGTTCCATGTGAAAAATCTCCTGTTCGAACACCTATTTTTCCTGTTAGGAAAATGAAGGAATCTGGACAACCACAAGGATGGAGATTTGTGCAGGACTTGCAAGCAGTTAATGCTGCAGTACAGGCTCGTGCACCAAATGTTCCGAATCCTCATACTATTCTTTCACAGGTTCCATCTGAGAGTAAATGGTTTTCTGTGGTTGATTTGTCAAACGCATTTTTCAGTATTCCCATTCACCCCGACAGTCAGTTCtggtttgcattttcttttgaaggaaaaatgtacacatttacaCGCCTTTGTCAGGGGTATTGTGAGTCACCCACAATCTTTAATGCAGCATTAAGGGACAATCTGGAATCACTGGATCTACCAGCAGGTAGTGCCCTTTTGCAGTATGTGGATGATTTAATGATCTGTTCCCCCACAAAGGAGACATGTGTACAGGACACAGTGGCGTTACTCAAACATTTAGCTACAAATGGTCATAAAGTTAGTTTGTCTAAAATGCAATTTGTTTCGGAAAAAGTTACCTTTCTGGGTCATATAATCACATCAGAGGGTAAAACCCTCTCATCCAAACGAATTGAAGCTATTCAAACTATCCCAAagccagaaacaaagaaacaagtcaTGAGTTTTTTAGGGATGACTTCGTATTGTCGGCAATGGATTCCACATTATGCTGAAATAGAGGCACCACTATCAGCAATTGTGTATGGAAAAGGCCTCACTGCAAATAACAGAGTCACCTGGACAACTGAAGCTGAGAAAGCTTTTGTTGATTTGAAGTTAGCTATGCAATCTCCTCCGACATTAGGACTACCAGACTGTACCAGGCGCTTTACACAGACTGTGGATGAAAGAGGCGGGTATATgacatctgtgctgctgcaggaccaTGGGGGACGACTGAGACCGGTAGCTTATTTTTCCTCACGACTTGACTCTGTGGCAGCAGGACTCCCAACTTGTCTTAGGGCTGTAGCAGCTGCTGAGAAAGCTGTGATTGCATCACGTGATGTTGTGGGTTATGCTGATTTGACGCTACTGGTGCCACATGCTGTTTCAATGATTTTGCTTGAACAAAAAACTTCTCACCTTTCAACAGCTAGATGGCTCAGATATAATACAGTGTTACTTGAAATGCCAAACATCACTATTAAGAGGTGCACTGTTCTTAACCCCGCTACTCTCCTCCCTACACCAGGTGATGGAGAGCCACATGATTGTGTTGCAGTAATAACTGAAATTTGTTCTCCCAGACCAGATTTACAGGATGTACCACTGGTGAATGCAGACATGGAGCTGTTTGtggacggctcagcatcaaggGATCCAGCAACTAGTAGAAACCAAGTGGGTTTTGCAGTAACAACTTTGTATGATACAATCATAGCTGAACCACTCCCATCACAGTATTCTGCACAAGCTGCAGAATTAGTTGCATTGACTGAAGCATGCAAATATGCAAGAGACAAGAGTGTCAACATCTTCACTGATAGTAGATACGCATGGGGTGTGGCACATGATTTTGGCAGACTTTGGGctaatagaaagtttttaacctCTACAGGTAAACCCATTACACACCATACCCTGGTTGCTGCTCTTCTTGATGCTGTGTTGCTACCTAAACTGATTGCAATCTGTAAATGTGAAGCGCATACTAGGGAACTTGACTCAGTTTCACGGGGAAATGCAAGAGCAGATATTGCTGCAAAGGCTGCAGCGAAACGTAGCCTGCCAGTTaatgatgcttttgttttggatgTGCCCGTGACACCTAATGCTGATTTACAGGAGCTGCAAGCGAGGGCAACACCAGAGGAGAAGGTTGTTTGGAAGAAAGCAGGCTGTTCTGTTACTGACGGAATTTGGTGTGGGCCAGATGGAAAGCCTTGTTTACCTAAATATCTGTTTCCTTATTATGCTAAGTTGATACACGGTAAAGACCATGTGTCAAAGGGGGGAATGCAAGCAGATATACAGAAGTATTGGTTTACAAAAGGATTTTCAAACTACTCAAAAAAATTCTGTcagaaatgtgtaatttgtgCTACGAATAATATTGGTAGAGGAATCCATACTGCACAAAGTGCACATCCAGCACCAAACGAACCATTTGATCATTTACAGATGGATTTTATTGAACTAACACCAAGCGAGGGAAAGAAGTACTGTCTTGTTGTGGTTGACATGTTTTCCAAATGGGTAGAGGCTTTTCCCTCATCGAAACAGGATTCTTCAGCAGTGGCAAAGGCACTTCTGGGGGAATTCATTCCTCGGTGGGGAATCCCAAGAAAGATATCCAGTGATAATGGTACTCCATTTGTAAGCGCAGCTTTAAAGAGTGTTGGTGAGTATTTGGGTATCGATATGCGACAACATTGTGCTTACCATCCTGCTAGTGGAGGAGCAGTGGAAAGAGAAAACggcacattgaaaaacaaactggtcaaATGCTGTGAGGAAACAGGGCTGACATGGACAAAGGCATTACCTATTGTTTTAATGTACATGAGATCTAGAGTGAGAAGTAAGAATGGTTTGAGTCCTTATGAGATTCTCTTTTCACGTCCAATGGAGACAGGAATTGGTCCTGTTAAAAGGCAGCTTCCTCAGACCAGTCAATGTGAAGATGAAATGTTGCGATATTGTGTAAAtctttcctctgttctccttgATATCCACAGGCAGGTGAAAGACGCCCTACCAAAATCCATAGACGGTGAACTGCATGAtttgaaaccaggagactggattgtggtGAAGGACCTGAGGAGGAAAAGCTGGAGAGCACGCCGGTGGAACGGGCCCTATCAAGTTCTTCTCACCACGCAGACGGCAGTGAAGGTCGCAGAGAGGGCAACCTGGGTACATGCAAGCCATTGCAAGAGGGTACCTGAGCCAGGAGAGGATTCTTCAGGACAGAACGTGCGTTGA